The proteins below are encoded in one region of Eulemur rufifrons isolate Redbay chromosome 2, OSU_ERuf_1, whole genome shotgun sequence:
- the TMEM121 gene encoding transmembrane protein 121 has translation MVLPPPDRRHVCLTTLVIVGSMAVMDAYLVEQNQGPRKIGVCIIVLVGDVCFLLVLRYVAVWVGAEVRTAKRGYAMILWFLYIFVLEIKLYFIFQNYKAARRGAADPVARKALTLLLSVCVPGLFLLLVALDRMEYVRTFRKREDLRGRLFWVALDLLDLLDMQANLWEPPRTGLPLWAEGLTFFYCYMLLLVLPCVALSEVSMQGEHIAPQKMMLYPVLSLATVNVVAVLARAANMALFRDSRVSAIFVGKNVVALATKACTFLEYRRQVRDFPPPALALELQPPPSQRNSVPQPPPLHGPPGHPHGPSPTRDALDT, from the coding sequence ATGGTGCTGCCGCCGCCCGACCGGCGCCACGTGTGCCTGACCACGCTGGTGATCGTGGGCAGCATGGCCGTCATGGACGCGTACCTGGTGGAGCAGAACCAGGGCCCGCGCAAGATCGGCGTGTGCATCATCGTGCTGGTGGGCGACGTGTGCTTCCTGCTGGTGTTGCGCTACGTGGCCGTGTGGGTGGGCGCCGAGGTGCGCACGGCCAAGCGCGGCTACGCCATGATCCTCTGGTTCCTCTACATCTTCGTGCTGGAGATCAAGCTCTACTTCATCTTCCAGAACTACAAGgcggcgcggcgcggcgcggcgGACCCGGTGGCGCGCAAGGCGCTGACGCTGCTGCTGTCGGTGTGCGTGCCGGGCCTCTTCCTCCTGCTGGTGGCGCTGGACCGCATGGAGTACGTGCGCACCTTCCGCAAGCGCGAGGATCTGCGCGGCCGCCTCTTCTGGGTGGCTCTCGACCTGCTGGACCTGCTGGACATGCAGGCCAACCTGTGGGAGCCGCCGCGCACCGGGCTGCCGCTGTGGGCCGAGGGCCTGACTTTCTTCTACTGCTACatgctgctgctggtgctgccGTGCGTGGCGCTCAGCGAGGTCAGCATGCAGGGCGAGCACATCGCGCCGCAGAAGATGATGCTCTACCCGGTGCTCAGCCTCGCCACAGTCAACGTGGTGGCAGTGCTGGCGCGCGCCGCCAACATGGCGCTGTTCCGCGACAGCCGCGTCTCGGCCATCTTCGTGGGCAAGAATGTGGTGGCGCTCGCCACCAAGGCCTGCACCTTCCTGGAGTACCGCCGCCAGGTGCGCGACTTCCCGCCGCCCGCGCTCGCCCTGGAGCTGCAGCCGCCACCCTCGCAGCGCAACTCGGTGCCGCAGCCCCCGCCGCTGCACGGCCCGCCCGGGCACCCCCACGGCCCCTCGCCCACTCGTGACGCCCTGGACACGTGA